A genomic region of Christiangramia sp. OXR-203 contains the following coding sequences:
- a CDS encoding sugar porter family MFS transporter — translation MRNIWVWSLVAALAGFLFGFDTVVISGADKQLQELWNTSDAFHGSIVMAMALWGTVVGAILGGIPTNSYGRRNTLIGIGVLYLVSALGSSLATDPITFAIFRFLGGLGVGASTIAAPAYVSEIAPSKSRGKLVSLYQFNIVFGILIAFLSNYLLRDFGNQPWRWMIGAEAVPAVLYLILVFFIPKSPRWLFSKGKEAKAKKVLQIIQPNSIELDKTLKELRAQAEVEEVNENIFMKKYRFPLMLAFLIAFFNQLSGINAFLYYAPRIFETAGLGESTALLSSIGVGAVNLVFTLFGVFLIDKVGRKKLMLFGSIGYIISLNLVAAAFFLNWGGMWVPIFLFLFIASHAIGQGAVIWVFISEIFPNKLRASGQAFGSSTHWVLAAIIPSLVPLLFSTIGPGYVFAFFAFMMVLQLLFVIFIMPETKGKSLEDIELHLPDNLNNSTILEINTK, via the coding sequence ATGAGAAATATTTGGGTTTGGTCTTTAGTAGCTGCACTAGCCGGTTTTTTATTCGGATTTGATACAGTGGTAATATCTGGAGCAGATAAACAATTGCAAGAATTATGGAATACTTCCGATGCATTTCATGGTTCGATTGTAATGGCGATGGCATTATGGGGGACCGTAGTTGGTGCTATTTTGGGAGGTATACCTACCAATTCATATGGAAGACGTAATACTCTAATAGGCATTGGTGTTTTATATTTAGTCTCTGCCTTAGGTTCTTCATTAGCTACAGACCCTATAACGTTTGCGATATTCAGATTTTTGGGGGGTCTGGGAGTAGGAGCTTCTACCATTGCAGCCCCGGCTTACGTCTCAGAAATCGCTCCTTCCAAAAGTCGCGGTAAACTAGTTTCGCTATACCAGTTCAATATTGTATTCGGGATATTAATCGCTTTTCTATCCAATTATCTATTAAGAGACTTTGGCAATCAGCCCTGGAGATGGATGATAGGAGCCGAAGCGGTACCTGCGGTATTATATTTAATATTAGTATTCTTTATTCCAAAGAGTCCAAGATGGTTGTTTTCAAAAGGTAAGGAAGCGAAAGCAAAAAAGGTGTTACAAATAATTCAGCCAAATTCTATAGAACTTGATAAAACTCTAAAGGAACTAAGGGCTCAGGCAGAAGTCGAAGAAGTCAATGAAAATATTTTCATGAAGAAATATCGATTTCCTCTTATGTTGGCATTTTTAATAGCCTTTTTTAATCAATTATCTGGAATTAATGCATTTCTGTATTATGCACCTAGAATTTTTGAAACCGCTGGACTTGGCGAAAGCACAGCCTTGTTGAGTAGTATTGGAGTAGGGGCTGTAAATTTAGTTTTTACGTTATTTGGTGTTTTTCTTATAGATAAGGTTGGACGTAAAAAACTCATGCTTTTTGGTTCCATAGGATATATAATTTCTTTAAACCTGGTTGCTGCAGCGTTTTTCCTTAATTGGGGTGGAATGTGGGTGCCAATTTTCCTTTTCCTTTTTATTGCCTCGCACGCCATTGGCCAAGGAGCTGTAATCTGGGTCTTTATATCAGAAATATTTCCAAACAAACTACGAGCTTCAGGTCAGGCATTTGGAAGTTCAACTCATTGGGTGCTTGCAGCAATAATCCCGTCACTGGTACCATTACTTTTTTCTACCATTGGGCCTGGCTATGTCTTTGCCTTTTTCGCCTTTATGATGGTTTTACAATTGCTATTTGTCATTTTCATCATGCCAGAAACCAAAGGAAAATCCTTAGAGGATATAGAACTTCATTTACCAGACAATTTGAACAATTCAACAATTTTAGAAATCAACACAAAATGA
- a CDS encoding GH32 C-terminal domain-containing protein, producing the protein MKKMIFLKLLFAVSLLTSCYDDDVVFVDETDNLRINKLLEFKFDEASGNTTTESETGNTFEIEGKAVSRMAGVSESAIFFDGLTNEIDGEIETNLLPEDELTISLWASPRSYPVGTAAMLAMTSEGSSTGIMVGLNKFGHIVVQYFIDGSFSQTVTNEIIPRNQWNHILVGISPASQSIAIYMNEELLTTANIPSGSITWPTGSTPISIGKNTMGEMMGIFDIDYYSGALDEIQIYSGFSSPAVAEFISSQYGSPAVPDYNLGLDYSGDNNRPLYHPIPDFGWANESYGLVGLDGTYHMFYQKNEVFLGIANQNWGHFTSSDLVDWEEQDAVLWPSTGWDNFGIWSGDAIILEDGTPAVVYTGVDGIKAGIGTAFSDDNYQTLDKFDGNPVIPAAPPEVDLDFRDPYVIYKDGLYHMIIGSGISSIGGNVVYYTSEDFENWDYKGILFQGQSNQGEGSFWEMPVLHEFEDGRFILLVQKTPDTTPAITFYWTGSFENGVFTPDFEDPKYLEVVNGFLSPAVTLDDQGRTTAIGIIPDEVAPEFQQQQGYANLFSLAQVWTLDEDGTILIEPHPNLENYRGEEISFGTVDINPGSTDNIDFTGRHFEMETTINTGTADRFGFVLGQAEPSGEEYRVYYDFGAQEWVVDASDSSTSDLVRRDVQRGDFSINQGNSVELRVFVDGSVLEVFINGESHFTGRFFPESNDANGVDLFTEGGSASAEVTIYEIENN; encoded by the coding sequence ATGAAAAAAATGATATTCTTAAAGCTACTCTTTGCAGTAAGTCTGTTGACTTCCTGTTATGATGATGATGTGGTGTTTGTAGATGAAACTGATAATCTTCGTATCAATAAACTTCTTGAATTTAAATTCGATGAAGCCTCTGGAAATACTACTACGGAGTCAGAAACCGGGAACACTTTTGAAATTGAAGGGAAAGCAGTAAGCCGTATGGCCGGGGTTTCAGAGAGCGCCATCTTCTTTGATGGGTTAACTAACGAAATCGATGGAGAAATTGAGACAAATCTTCTTCCAGAAGATGAACTAACGATCTCACTATGGGCCTCACCAAGATCTTATCCAGTAGGTACGGCTGCCATGCTGGCTATGACTTCAGAGGGTTCAAGTACTGGAATTATGGTTGGTCTAAACAAATTCGGCCACATCGTTGTACAATATTTTATTGATGGTTCTTTTTCTCAAACTGTAACTAATGAAATAATTCCTAGAAATCAGTGGAATCATATTTTGGTAGGAATAAGTCCAGCATCCCAAAGTATTGCAATATATATGAATGAGGAGCTGTTAACTACAGCTAATATTCCATCTGGTTCAATCACCTGGCCTACGGGTTCTACTCCAATTAGTATTGGTAAAAATACTATGGGTGAAATGATGGGTATATTTGATATAGATTATTATTCTGGAGCGCTCGATGAAATTCAAATTTACTCTGGATTCTCTTCACCTGCTGTGGCAGAATTTATATCCAGCCAGTACGGATCTCCTGCAGTACCGGATTATAATTTAGGTCTGGACTACTCAGGAGATAATAACAGACCTCTATATCATCCAATACCCGATTTTGGATGGGCTAATGAATCTTATGGTCTGGTTGGTTTAGATGGAACTTACCATATGTTCTATCAGAAAAATGAAGTTTTTCTAGGGATAGCGAATCAGAATTGGGGACATTTTACTAGTTCAGATCTGGTAGATTGGGAAGAGCAAGATGCTGTGTTATGGCCCTCGACAGGTTGGGATAATTTTGGGATCTGGTCTGGTGATGCTATTATACTTGAAGATGGAACACCTGCTGTTGTTTATACCGGTGTAGATGGAATAAAGGCAGGAATTGGAACCGCATTTTCAGATGATAATTATCAAACCCTTGATAAATTTGATGGTAACCCGGTAATACCAGCTGCACCACCAGAGGTCGACCTGGATTTTCGTGATCCTTATGTCATCTATAAAGATGGATTATACCATATGATAATAGGTAGCGGAATCTCTTCTATTGGTGGTAACGTAGTTTATTATACTAGTGAAGATTTTGAAAACTGGGATTACAAAGGAATTCTTTTCCAGGGACAAAGCAATCAAGGAGAAGGAAGCTTCTGGGAGATGCCAGTTCTCCATGAATTTGAAGATGGTAGATTTATTCTATTAGTTCAAAAAACTCCTGATACTACTCCGGCCATTACGTTCTATTGGACTGGTAGTTTTGAAAATGGAGTATTTACTCCAGACTTTGAAGATCCTAAGTATCTCGAAGTAGTAAACGGATTTTTATCTCCAGCCGTTACCCTGGACGATCAGGGTAGAACTACGGCAATCGGAATTATCCCAGATGAGGTAGCTCCAGAGTTTCAACAACAACAAGGTTATGCAAACCTTTTTAGTCTTGCCCAAGTATGGACCCTGGATGAAGACGGTACAATTTTAATTGAGCCACATCCAAATCTGGAAAACTATAGAGGGGAAGAGATAAGTTTTGGAACGGTAGATATCAATCCTGGAAGCACTGATAACATTGATTTTACTGGTAGGCACTTCGAAATGGAAACAACAATCAATACAGGAACCGCTGATCGTTTCGGTTTCGTATTAGGACAGGCTGAACCTAGTGGAGAAGAGTATAGGGTATACTATGATTTTGGAGCTCAGGAATGGGTTGTGGATGCATCAGATTCCTCAACTTCAGATCTAGTAAGAAGAGATGTTCAAAGAGGGGATTTCAGTATTAACCAGGGAAATTCTGTTGAGCTAAGAGTTTTCGTTGATGGCTCTGTATTAGAAGTATTTATCAACGGAGAATCACATTTCACAGGTAGATTCTTCCCCGAGAGTAATGATGCAAACGGTGTTGATCTATTCACGGAGGGTGGTTCAGCTTCCGCGGAAGTTACTATTTATGAAATTGAAAATAATTAA
- the mce gene encoding methylmalonyl-CoA epimerase gives MKKIEHIGIAVKDLEAANRTYKAILGAEHYKTEEVDREGVNTSFFKIGDSKIELLAATRDDSPIAKFLEKRGEGIHHMAFLVDDIKKEITRLKSEGFRLLNEIPKQGADNKIVAFMHPKDGNGVLVELCQEK, from the coding sequence ATGAAAAAGATAGAACATATAGGTATTGCTGTAAAAGATCTGGAAGCTGCTAACCGAACCTACAAAGCGATTTTAGGAGCAGAGCATTACAAAACCGAAGAGGTAGATAGGGAAGGTGTAAATACTTCTTTTTTTAAGATTGGTGATAGTAAGATAGAATTGCTTGCGGCAACCAGGGATGATAGTCCGATTGCGAAATTTCTGGAGAAACGAGGAGAGGGGATACATCACATGGCCTTTCTGGTAGACGATATTAAAAAGGAGATAACCCGTTTAAAATCTGAAGGTTTCAGGTTGCTAAATGAAATTCCAAAGCAAGGAGCCGATAATAAAATAGTAGCATTTATGCATCCTAAAGATGGTAACGGAGTCCTGGTTGAGCTTTGCCAGGAAAAATAG
- the rbfA gene encoding 30S ribosome-binding factor RbfA, with amino-acid sequence MEETNRQKKIGGLLQKDLADILQNSLRESGRTGILISVSKVRVTTDLSIAKAYVSIFPSKHQEEVIEEVNENKYKIKHEMAQRTRHQLRKMPDLSFFVDDSLEYIDGIEKSIKGKEDPVSNPDLLDKRKKS; translated from the coding sequence ATGGAAGAAACAAATAGACAGAAGAAGATAGGTGGATTGTTGCAGAAGGACCTGGCAGACATTCTGCAAAACTCACTAAGAGAAAGCGGGCGTACAGGAATTTTGATCTCAGTTTCAAAAGTTCGGGTAACTACAGATCTCTCGATCGCCAAAGCATACGTTAGCATTTTCCCTTCTAAACATCAGGAGGAAGTCATTGAGGAAGTCAATGAAAACAAGTATAAGATCAAGCATGAAATGGCTCAGCGAACCAGGCATCAGCTAAGAAAAATGCCCGATCTTAGTTTCTTTGTAGACGATTCTCTGGAATATATCGACGGAATTGAGAAATCTATCAAGGGAAAAGAGGATCCTGTATCCAATCCAGATCTTTTAGACAAGAGGAAAAAATCTTAA
- a CDS encoding glycoside hydrolase family 32 protein, which yields MIKTSLKLALGLILISFVVSCDNMNSQDENSDVVSNEENDTLSNDPFRPNFHFTPKEKWMNDPNGLVYQNGKYHLFFQHYPDSTVWGPMHWGHAVSKDLLTWEEKPIALYPDSLGYIFSGSAVIDKNNTAGFGEDAMIAIFTYHDPEGEKAKSDKFQTQGIAYSLDEGKTWTKYKGNPVIENPGIRDFRDPKVFWNEDLQKWQMLLAAKDHIEIFQSEDLKDWQKLSDFNFPDNPELGVWECPDLFELQVQGTGEKKWVMIVSHGGESSPNGGSGTRYFVGEFDGQKFTTDQDESQWLDYGTDNYAGVTFNNTPEGRRILIGWMSNWNYATTTPTKGWRSAMTLPRELYLVQTEDGYNLNTNVIDEIARVSESIAMDTEKSDNVMSINSDELSNSIVSFEIVSPDGVEFSLNNSAGNKFTMGYKGNNFYTNRTNSGLVDFNEKFTNTEPQKVQIGNLDTLKVKLFIDKSSVEIFLNDGNYAMTNLVYPETPWQVLKIVTNEDTRINNVKIRKVNLELLDKK from the coding sequence ATGATCAAAACTTCCTTAAAACTGGCTTTAGGCCTGATTCTTATTTCATTTGTTGTTTCCTGCGATAATATGAATTCTCAGGATGAAAACTCAGATGTGGTTTCCAATGAGGAAAACGATACTCTATCTAATGATCCATTTCGACCTAATTTTCACTTCACCCCAAAGGAAAAATGGATGAATGACCCAAATGGGCTAGTTTATCAAAATGGAAAGTATCATTTATTCTTTCAGCATTACCCCGATAGTACTGTTTGGGGACCAATGCATTGGGGACACGCTGTTAGTAAAGACTTACTAACCTGGGAAGAAAAACCTATAGCATTATACCCTGATAGTCTCGGTTATATTTTCTCTGGAAGTGCAGTAATTGACAAAAATAATACTGCAGGTTTTGGAGAAGATGCCATGATCGCCATTTTTACCTACCATGATCCTGAAGGCGAAAAAGCTAAAAGTGATAAATTTCAAACGCAGGGAATAGCCTATAGCTTAGATGAAGGAAAAACCTGGACAAAATATAAAGGCAACCCTGTTATAGAAAACCCAGGGATTAGAGATTTTAGAGATCCAAAAGTTTTCTGGAATGAAGACCTTCAAAAGTGGCAGATGCTTTTGGCTGCAAAAGATCATATTGAAATATTTCAATCTGAAGATTTAAAAGATTGGCAAAAACTTAGTGATTTTAATTTCCCAGATAATCCTGAACTAGGCGTATGGGAATGTCCTGATCTCTTTGAACTTCAAGTTCAGGGCACAGGCGAAAAAAAATGGGTGATGATCGTTAGTCATGGAGGGGAAAGCTCACCAAATGGAGGTTCAGGGACCAGGTATTTCGTTGGAGAATTTGATGGCCAGAAATTTACAACGGATCAGGATGAAAGCCAGTGGCTTGATTATGGTACCGATAACTATGCAGGGGTCACTTTCAATAATACACCAGAAGGAAGAAGGATACTCATAGGCTGGATGAGTAACTGGAACTATGCAACAACAACTCCCACAAAGGGATGGCGTAGTGCTATGACTTTACCAAGAGAATTATACTTAGTTCAAACTGAAGATGGATATAACTTAAACACTAATGTAATAGATGAAATTGCAAGGGTTTCTGAAAGTATCGCAATGGATACAGAAAAATCAGATAATGTTATGTCCATTAATTCTGACGAACTTTCCAATAGTATTGTAAGTTTTGAGATAGTAAGCCCTGATGGAGTGGAATTCAGCCTAAATAATAGTGCGGGAAATAAATTCACCATGGGATATAAAGGGAATAACTTTTATACTAACCGAACCAATTCAGGATTGGTAGACTTTAACGAGAAATTCACCAACACGGAACCTCAAAAAGTTCAGATAGGGAATCTTGATACCCTTAAGGTTAAACTATTTATAGACAAGTCTTCAGTTGAGATTTTTCTGAATGATGGCAATTATGCAATGACTAATCTGGTTTATCCGGAAACGCCATGGCAAGTGCTGAAAATAGTAACTAATGAAGATACCAGAATTAATAATGTAAAGATTAGAAAAGTAAATCTTGAGCTTTTAGATAAGAAGTAA
- a CDS encoding substrate-binding domain-containing protein — MMVQTSLYPNINLKISEANRSVEKQIAQIVDFIEEDVDVLLVSPLETEKIVPVIERAYNKGIPVILIDRKIDSDKYTAFVGADNIAVGRMAASYIASSADSNIKVLEIKGTDNSSPTLERSLGFNQVADRLDNISNVYTIENYTDDQFSRILDTLDASKIDYVFSFNDILARSAWQVAENKSLADDLKFVGVDGLVGPDGGINMVLDGRLQATVLYPTGGAEAIKLARRVYAGEQVPKNNSLNITLIDRLNADIMKNQYEKINEQQLELEKQLQAIEEQEEKYYVQNNLLKIAMALLAIILSLAIYSIYSIRIIRRKNRELQLTNEKVIKQRNKIKSIAEEIKRVNKAKINFFTGVSHEFKTPLTLIMSSLESIYIELKGNKSKHQSDLDVISRNSKRLLRLINNLLDFRRIEDEKFNLKVNKINLLDFTEKVSMDFKKEAKKRSINFEIESNDKELAIYMDRYLMDKVYFNLLSNAFKFTPDHGSIKIKIDHLRKGNLVKIYFKDSGIGIPENEKEQLFKPFFKASNNNKNSSGIGLNITKQFVELHKGDIEVKSHQGTEVVISLPTTKNQFSSGQIISSTDDPQPSYFEADFGLEENEGLIPTLVAGDQDQYSILIIEDNYDLSRFLNKKLGKHYRTYLSDGSDALEKAFEHIPDIIICDINLPEKDGFEICETLKNDLRTSHIPTIILTALGDRESYLKGLESGADLYLTKPFSFAILVQSLKSLLYNREKLRYYYTNNLFKLEKENKFSNSEQDFISRLNHLIKERLDHSDFTVERLAEELNVSRVQLYRKVKALLGLNISDYINNYKLESAKMMLEDTDLSVSEIAYKCGFSTPNYFSTSFKNKYGSSPAFYRKSYKG; from the coding sequence ATGATGGTTCAGACCTCACTATATCCAAATATTAATCTAAAAATTAGCGAAGCAAATAGGAGCGTTGAAAAACAGATTGCTCAAATTGTAGATTTTATTGAAGAAGATGTGGATGTGCTTTTGGTTTCTCCGTTAGAGACTGAGAAAATAGTTCCTGTTATTGAAAGAGCATATAATAAGGGTATACCAGTAATTCTTATAGACCGAAAAATTGATTCCGATAAATATACGGCCTTTGTAGGTGCGGATAATATAGCCGTAGGGAGAATGGCCGCTAGTTATATTGCCTCTTCTGCAGATAGCAATATAAAAGTACTGGAGATAAAAGGGACGGATAATTCGTCACCAACTCTTGAAAGAAGTCTTGGTTTTAACCAGGTAGCGGATCGTTTAGATAATATCTCAAATGTTTACACAATTGAAAATTATACTGATGATCAATTCTCGAGAATACTGGATACGCTGGATGCTTCTAAAATCGATTATGTTTTCTCCTTTAATGATATACTGGCTCGATCTGCCTGGCAGGTAGCTGAGAATAAAAGTTTAGCAGATGATCTCAAATTTGTAGGGGTTGATGGACTTGTGGGACCCGATGGAGGAATAAATATGGTATTGGATGGTAGATTACAGGCTACCGTGCTTTATCCCACTGGAGGTGCCGAAGCGATTAAACTAGCAAGACGAGTATACGCCGGTGAACAGGTTCCAAAAAATAATTCCTTAAATATAACATTGATTGATAGGTTAAATGCTGATATCATGAAGAATCAGTATGAGAAGATCAATGAACAGCAACTGGAACTTGAGAAACAATTACAGGCGATTGAAGAACAGGAAGAGAAGTATTACGTCCAAAACAACCTGCTCAAAATTGCCATGGCCCTTTTAGCGATCATTCTTAGTTTGGCCATATATTCTATTTATTCTATCCGTATAATTAGGAGAAAAAATAGGGAGCTACAACTTACTAATGAAAAGGTTATAAAACAACGTAACAAAATAAAATCTATTGCTGAAGAAATTAAGAGAGTTAATAAAGCAAAAATTAACTTTTTTACTGGAGTATCTCACGAATTTAAAACACCACTCACTTTAATAATGAGCTCTCTTGAATCAATTTATATTGAATTAAAAGGGAATAAATCCAAACATCAATCTGATTTAGATGTAATATCCAGAAATTCAAAGCGATTACTCAGGCTAATTAATAACCTGCTTGATTTTAGGAGAATTGAAGATGAGAAATTTAATTTGAAAGTGAACAAAATAAATCTCTTAGACTTCACAGAGAAAGTCTCAATGGACTTTAAAAAAGAGGCAAAAAAGAGAAGTATCAATTTTGAAATTGAATCTAATGATAAAGAATTGGCTATCTATATGGACCGTTATTTAATGGACAAAGTTTATTTTAATTTACTATCCAATGCCTTTAAATTTACTCCTGACCATGGTTCAATAAAAATTAAAATTGATCATTTAAGAAAAGGAAATTTAGTAAAAATCTACTTCAAGGATTCTGGGATTGGAATACCCGAAAATGAAAAAGAACAACTTTTTAAACCTTTTTTTAAAGCATCTAATAACAATAAGAATAGTTCTGGTATAGGTTTAAATATTACTAAACAGTTTGTGGAGCTACATAAAGGAGATATTGAAGTAAAATCACATCAGGGAACCGAAGTTGTAATTAGCCTTCCAACTACTAAAAATCAATTTTCTTCGGGACAAATAATTTCCTCTACAGATGACCCGCAACCATCATATTTTGAGGCTGACTTTGGATTAGAAGAAAATGAGGGATTAATACCGACGTTAGTAGCAGGGGACCAGGATCAGTATTCAATCTTAATCATAGAAGATAATTATGATTTATCACGATTTCTAAATAAAAAACTAGGTAAACACTACAGGACTTATTTATCAGATGGATCTGATGCCCTCGAAAAGGCCTTTGAACATATTCCAGACATTATAATTTGTGATATTAATTTGCCGGAAAAAGATGGATTTGAAATTTGCGAAACTCTTAAGAACGATTTGAGAACTTCTCACATACCAACAATAATATTAACAGCACTTGGAGACAGAGAGTCATATTTAAAAGGTCTTGAAAGTGGTGCTGACCTTTATTTAACTAAACCATTCAGTTTTGCAATATTGGTACAATCATTAAAATCTCTTTTATACAATCGGGAGAAACTTAGGTATTATTATACCAATAACTTATTTAAACTTGAAAAGGAGAATAAATTTAGTAATAGTGAGCAGGATTTTATTTCTCGCCTCAACCACTTGATAAAAGAGCGTTTGGATCATTCAGATTTTACAGTAGAAAGGCTAGCTGAGGAATTGAATGTTTCCAGAGTTCAGCTTTACAGAAAAGTAAAAGCGCTATTAGGATTGAACATTAGCGATTACATCAATAACTATAAATTAGAGAGCGCTAAGATGATGCTAGAGGATACTGATCTTTCTGTTAGTGAAATTGCTTATAAATGCGGGTTCTCTACCCCCAATTATTTCTCTACCAGCTTTAAAAATAAATATGGTTCCAGTCCGGCTTTTTATCGAAAAAGTTATAAAGGTTAA